In Gloeomargarita sp. SKYB120, the sequence AGTCCGCACGAGTTCCAACAATTCCAGCACCGTCTCCTCCGATAAATCTGGGCTGATTTTGAGCAGCAGGGGTTTTTTCTGGCGGTTTTCCTGTTGCAGCGTCTCCAAAATCGGGGCCAGCAGTGAGCGCGTCTGTAGGTCCCGCAAACCTGGCGTATTGGGGGAACTCACATTGACCACAAAATAGTCGCCCCAGCGTTGCAATTGCTGAAACCCATAGCGATAGTCTTGCCAGGCCAGCTCTAGGGGTGTATCTTTGCCTTTGCCCAAATTGATACCGATGGGAATCGCCGGTTTTTGCCTGGACCATCCCTGTGCCAGTTGTGCCTTGAGGTGGGACACCCCTTGATTGTTAAACCCCATGCGGTTGATGAGGGCTTGATCCGCCGGTAAACGAAACAGGCGCGGACGCGGTTGACCCGCTTGTGCACAGGGCGTCACTGTTCCCAATTCCGCAAACCCAAACCCCAAATCCGCCCACCAATTCAGCCCTAGCCCGTCCTTATCAAAACCGGCTGCCAGGCCCAGGGGGTTGGGAAAGTGATAACCCCAAATCTGCTGATGCAAGGCCAAGTGGTTATAGGTGAATAATCGCCGCACCCCCAACTTCAGCCAGTGGTTTTGGCTAATATTCAACCGATGCAAGGTGTGGAGTAACGTTTGATGCGCCCATTCCGGGTCCAGCGTGAAGAGAAAGGGTCGCACGAGATGGGTATAGAAACTCACCGGTCAGCCATCAGTGACAGGGCGCGTCTATTTTAACCAACCGCCTTAGAAATAAATGGGGTTACCCCCTGCGACCCAAGGGATGACAACCCTATGGGCTATAAATTTAGTAAGGACCTAGCATGGCGGACTGGTTACAGAGATGAAGTATGCGTGGCTAAGTATCGGTTTGGCGCTAGTGGGTTTGGCGATGCCGGTGGGGGCGCAACCCGAGACGCTCCAACGCTTGAAAAATGGTCGGGAATGTGTGAATTGCAATCTCCAGGGCGCCGATTTGCGGGGTTTGAATTTAATTGGGGTGAATCTAACGGGGGCCAACCTGCAAGGGGCGCGTTTCGGTACCGAGGACAAGGATTTGAACCGGACGGCGTTGAGCCGAGCGAATTTGAGCAACGCGAATTTGCAGGGTGCGGATTTACGCAATACCAGTCTTGACAGGGCTAACTTGACCGGTGCGAATTTAACCGGTGCCAACCTAGCGGGCGCGAGTTTGATAGGGGCAAATTTGACCGGGGCCAATCTCCAGGGAGCTAATTTAACTGGAGCAGTACTCGTCAACACTAACTTGAGCAACGCCAATCTCACAGGTGCCCTGATGCCACGGGCGTTTATTGCCGAAGTGATTTACCAGAGCACTCGCTGGGTGGACGGTTCCCTGCGCAATTGAGAAATCGGCACTGTTTCGAGAAAGCTTAGACTAGAATTGTCACCCATTCGTGATGAGGGTTGGGTTATGCGAGGCTGGTCGTGGCTGGTAGCAGTCGGTCTGGTGAGTGTGACGGTTCAAGTGGGAGCGATAGACGCCCGGCCCTCTCGAGCGACAACTGGTCAAACCCAACAGCGCCTTACCTGCGAGTCCATCAATGGGCGCTACAAGACTTGTCCTGTGGACGCGCGGGGCGGTGTGCGCTTGGAACGCCAGTTGAGTAACGCTCGCTGTATCGAAAACCGCACCTGGGGCGTGAACGACCGAGGGATTTGGGTGGACAAGGGCTGCCGCGGCGTGTTCGTGGTCACGGCTGGGCCGGTAACCATGACGTGCCGTTCGGTGAATTTCAAGTACCAGTTTTGCCGAGTGAATACGCAGGGCGGCGTGCGGTTGCAACGCCAGTTGAGCCATAGCCCTTGTGTGCAAGGCCGCACCTGGGGCTACGACGACCAGGGTGTTTGGGTCGACAGGGGATGCGCCGCTGCGTTTTTGATTGGGGCGGGTTCCGGTGACACAGTTTGGCCGCCGGTGGTGGAACAGGTCGTCCGGTGCGAGTCGGTCAACAACCAGCGGGTGGTCTGTCCGGTAGCGACGCACGGGGTAACCGTAACCCTGGAGCAGCAGTTGAGCCGGGCGCCCTGTGTCCAAAACCAGACCTGGGGCGTTGACCGGCAAGGCATCTGGGTAGCCAGTGGTTGCCGGGGCAATTTTCGGATCCGTGGCTTCCCAACGGGTTCGGTCGGCCCATCGGTGGTGTGCCGGTCTTGTCCGGTGGCGACTCGCCAGGAGGTCTTAAAACCAGACCTGGGCTGTTGACGGGCAAGGGATTTCGGTGACCCAAGTCGTTCTGCAATGAGCCGCACCGCCAACCTGGTCGAGATTTTTTCGGCGATTCAAGGCGAAGGGCCTTATGTCGGGGAGCGCCAAATTTTTCTGCGGTTGGGAGGGTGTGACCTGCGTTGTCGGTTCTGTGATAGCGCTCATACCTGGCGACCCGTCGCCCAAGGCCGCGTGGAACAGACGCCAGGGGCGCGGGATTTTGTCACAGTGGCCAATCCGGTAACGGCGGCCCAGGTGTTGACCTGGCTAGAGCGGCAATACCAGGGGGGCACCCATACAGCCATCAGTCTTACAGGTGGGGAGCCGTTGCTGCACGCGGATTTTCTCGCCGAATTGCTCCCCGAATTGACCCGCCAGATTCCCTTGCCCCTGTACCTAGAAACGGGAGGCCATCGGCCCCAGGCGCTGGCCCGGGTGTTGCCTTGGATAAACATTGTGGCGATGGATTACAAACTCCCCAGCGTCAGCGGCGAACGCTATCACGAAGCCCACGCCCAGTTTCTCACCCTAGCGGTACAGGCGGGCGTCGAAGTCTTTGTCAAGATCGTGGTGGACCAGCGCACCCAACCGTCGGAGTTGGTGCAAGCCTTAGAGATGATTCGGGCGATTGACCCTCGGGTGCTGGTGGTGTTGCAACCGGTCACGCCCCGTCCGGCGAGTCCAGCACCCACGCCTGCCCAAGTCCTGGCCTGGCAAGCGTTGGCCCAGACGTATGTCCCGCGCGTGCGGGTGATCCCCCAAACCCATCCGTTGCTTGGGCAGTTATGACTGGATCACGACCGCCTCAATCGTGAGGGTGCGGCCACAGACGGCGGTAATCGCCCAGCGCAAGGGCGTGCCATAGGACTGAAGATGGGCCTGGATCTGGGGAATCAAATCGGTCAGGACGCCGTTCCAATCCAGGGTCGTGGTCACCAGGGTCAGGGTCATGGGTGGAAAAACGGGAGAGCTGTGCGTTAGCCTGATCCTAGCAGTGGTTGAGCGATGAACTATGAGTTCGACCGTGACGTCAACGCCGGTGGTGGTTTCTGAGCTAAATCCAGTGGCCGATTTGCTCCAGGAAACCTGGGCCTTGACGCGACGACTGTTGATTCAACTGCGGCGGCGACCGGCGACGTTGATTGCTGGCGTTCTCCAACCCTTGATGTGGCTGATTTTGTTTGGAGCCCTGTTTCAGAAGGCGCCAGCGGGGTTCTTGGGCGATGGCGTCCACTACGCCCAGTTCTTGAGCGCGGGGATTATTGTGTTTACGGCCTTTTCGGGGGCGTTGAACGCGGGTTTGCCGGTCATGTTTGACCGGGAATTCGGCTTTTTGAACCGCTTTTTGGTAGCTCCCCTGGTCTCGCGGTTTTCCATCATTTTGGCTTCGACGCTTTTTATCACGCTCCTGAGCTTGGTCCAGGCGGTGGCGGTGATGCTCACCAGCTATTTACTGGGTGGGGGCTTGCCCGACCTGCGGGGATGGCTCCTGGTGGTGGGCGTCATTTTGCTCTTGGTCCTGGGGATGACGGCCCTGAGTCTGGGGTTGACCTTCGCCCTGCCCAGTCACGTGGAGCTGCTGGCGGTGATTTTTGTGATGAATTTGCCCCTGTTGTTTGCCAGCACGGCGTTGGCCCCCTTGAGCTTTATGCCCCGTTGGCTGCAGGTGATAGCCAGCCTGAATCCCCTGAGTTACGCCATTGAGCCGATTCGCCACGTGTACCTGCAACCAGACTGGCACTGGTCGGATGGGGTTCTTTGGGCGCCCTGGGGTACGGTGACGTTGGGCATGGCAATGGGGGTATTGGTACTGTTTGACGCCCTGGCTATAGCCAGCGTGTGGCGGTTACTGCAACGGAAATTGAGCTAGGGACTGCCGAGGGGAGCTGGGACTGGCGTTGACCACCACCGACCACCGCCGACCCAATCGCTGCACCCACCAGTGCCCCTAGGGTCACCAATCCCAACCACAGCAAAAAGTTCGGCGCTGGTCCCTGGCGACTCACCTGGTCGAGCTTGGCCTCCAATGCTCTGACCTGGTCCAGCACGGCGTCGGTGCGGGGTAGGTTGGCAATCCCCTGGTTCAAACTCTGCAGGCTGCTGACCAGTTGGTTGAGGGTGTCTTGGGAGAGTTGCAGGGTTTGCAGTTGGGCGTGGAGCGCGTTCATCTGGGTCTGTAACGTCTGGATTTGCTGGTGCAATGGCTCCAGGGAAAAATGCTGTTCCAGTCGGGTGAGGGCTGCTGTCATTTCCTGCAGGTGGGGCGACAGGGTATCGGCGGGAGGACGGTGATACAACTCCTGCAGCCGCCCCTCTAGGGTTTGCAGTTGGGCCAAAAGTGGGTTCAGGTCTGGAGCCGCCGGCAACTCCGCCACCCAAGCCGGCTTTTGTTGTAACTGCTGCGCCAGTTCCGCCAGTCGGGTTTCCAGGCGTTGCCAGTGGTCGGCGGGCACCTGCTCTGTGACAGCAATCCCCACGTGCTCCGGCGCAGCGGCAATCATCGGCAAGACCGCGTTAATCCGTTCTTCCAGTTGCTCCTTCGTAAACTGTTTGGCCAAAAAGTCAAATCCGACAAAGGGATAACCAAACTTGCTCACCACCTCGTCGTAGCTGCTGGAGATGATGATCACCGGCGTATTGGCAAATTTGGGGTTGGCACGCAGGGCCTGGTACACGTCATAGCCGTTCATCCCCGGCATGATAAAGTCCAGCAGGATGACATCGGGGTTCACCTCTTCAGCTTTCGCCAGACCAGTAGGGCCGTCCTTGGCTTCGTACACCTCAAACCGGTCACCGGACAATTGCTCGACCAGTGACTTGCGGATCAAGAAGCTGTCATCAATCACCAAGATTTTATACTTCGTCATGCGGACTTCCCCCAAACAACCCCTGGTTTAGTTGTACCAGAGATTTTGGGTTTCCAGCGTTATCCCCACCACAGCGGCGCACGGGAATCCCCCGCTGGTGCAGATATTCCTTAATTTCGGCGATGGTCAATTCCCCGTAGTGCAACACGGAAGCCAACAGGGCGGCAGCAGCCTGGCCCTGGGTCAGGACCTCGGCAATGTGCTGGCAACAGCCTGCGCCCCCTGAAGCGATCACCGGTACGTTGACCCGCTGGGCAATTGTTTGGGTCAAGCGCAGGTCATAGCCCGCTTTGGTGCCGTCGGCGTCCATGCTGGTGACCAGAAGTTCTCCCGCGCCACGGCGCACGACCTCCTCCGCCCAGGCAATGGCGTCTTTTCCCGTATCTTCCCGACCGCCGCGTATCCACACCGTCCAGCGATTTCCCACCCAGCGGGCGTCAATGGCGATGACAATGCACTGGCGGCCAAAGCGTTCACTCGCCTGGTTGATCAAATCGGGGTTGCGCACCGCCGCCGAATTCAAACTCACCTTGTCGGCGCCCGCCCGTAGAATTGCCTTAATCGTTTCCAAATCGCCGATGCCGCCCCCCACCGTCAGCGGGATAAACACCTGGCTGGCGGTGCGTTCGATGACCTCAAACAGCACACGGCGACCTTCGTGGGTGGCGCTGATATCCAGAAACACCAGTTCATCGGCGCCAGCTTGGTCGTAAGCTTGGGCCAAGGCCACTGGGTCGCCCGCATCCCGCAGGTTGACAAAGTTCACCCCTTTGACGACGCGCCCGGCGTGGACGTCCAGGCAGGGGATAATGCGTTTAGCCAGCATAGAGACCACTATAGCAGGGGCTACAATATAACAAAGATTGCCTGCGGACGTGGCGGAATTGGTAGACGCGCTGGATTTAGGTTCCAGTCCGAATGGGTCAGAGTTCGAGTCTCTGCGTCCGCATGGAGCGTTTAATGGTTGGGCGGACGGATCAGACTCATCAATATTGCTAAACCGCTTCAGCTTTCGCTGAGAAAAAACCAAAGGCGGGGCTGTGCCCTGCAACCCAAGTAATAAATCGGCTAGGGTTTGCCAAAGAGATAGAGAGATCGCGGAGCTGCGCCCTGCAACTCAAGCGATGACAACTATAGATGACTCAGCCATTGCTTGCCAGAGACCATTGCAAACTAAGGACGGGGCTATGTCCTGCGCTCCCAGCAATAGCAAGCTAGAAGATTTGGCCAGCATGTGACCACTAGCGCTACCCAGGGTATTTTTTTAGTTTAATTTATCAACGCAGACCAAGGATTTTTCCCACTAAGGCATTACCCGCACTTTAACCTTGGCTTAATGTCCAGATCTCTGCAAATTTTTAGATTTTCTTTGCGCCTGCCCTCCTGTCATTTCAAAAACCCTGTGTTAATTTGACAGTGGATTTGCCTGCCCTAGGTGAAGGATGCAACTGCTAAAACCCCTGCAACACCACACCAAAATCGTGGTGACGATTGGCCCAGCTAGCAATTCCCCCGAGATGATCCGTAAATTACTCAAAGCGGGGATGAACGTGGCCCGATTAAATTTCTCGCACGGCAAGTACGAAGACCACGCGCGCTGTATCGAAAACCTACGGGCGGCGGCGGCGGAGTTGGATTTGCCCCTGATGTTGCTCCAGGATTTGCAAGGCCCAAAGATCCGGGTGGGCGACTTGCCGCCAGAAGGTCTGACCTTGACAGAAGGGATGGCCTTGACCCTGGTGCCCCTTGGTCAGGAGGATGGCCAGCCCAACACGGTCCCAATTGATTATCCCTACATCGCCGAAGAGGCAATGCCCGGTACGCCGGTGCTTCTGGATGACGGCCTGCTGGAGTTGCGGGTGGAACAGGTGCAGGGCCAGCGGGTGGCCTGTCGAGTGGTTAAAGGAGGACAACTCAGAAGCCGCAAGGGGGTCAATTTCCCAACCCTTGACCTGCGACTCCCGGCGATGACGGAAAAGGACAAGCAGGATTTAGAATTTGGCCTGGCTCATGGGGTGGACCTGATTTCCCTGAGCTTTGTGCGGCGACCGGAGGACGTGCAGGAACTCAAGCACCTGTTGCGCCAAAAGGGAGCCAAGGTGCCGGTGCTGGCCAAGATTGAAAAGCCCCAGGCGGTGGAGAACATCGAAGCCATCATTGCCGAATCCGACGCAATCATGGTGGCGCGGGGGGATTTAGGCGTGGAAATGAGTCCCGAAAAGGTGCCCCTGATTCAAAAACGCATCATCCACCTGTGCAACCAGCGGGGGGTGCCGGTGATTACCGCCACGCAAATGCTCGAGAGCATGATCCACAACCCGCGTCCCACCCGCGCCGAAGCCAGCGATGTGGCCAACGCCATTATTGACGGCACCGATGCAGTGATGCTGTCGGGAGAGTCCGCCGTCGGCCAGTACCCGGTAGAGGCGGTGCAAATGCTGGCCCGGATTGCGATGGAAGTGGAACCGGCCACCCGCTTTGCCAATTACCCAGCCAACCAGAGCGAGGACGTGGACGCCATCACCGAGGCGATGCACGCGATTGAGGACACCCTTGACCTGCGCTGCATTGTGGTGTTTACCAATTCGGGACGCACCGCGCGGTTGGCCTCCGCCGAACGGCCTCGCAAACCCATCGTCGCCTATACCCCCCACAAGCACATTTACAACCAGCTCAGCCTCTACTGGGGCGTCCGCCCGATCCTGACCCGCTGGTTTACCGACAATGTGATGGACGTGTTGCGGGAGATGGAATTGGACCTGCTACAGCGCCAGTACGTCCTTCCTGGCGACAAGGTGCTGGTGATGGCGGGGATTCCCTTTGGCCAGGCCCAAACCACCAATTTCCTCAAGATTCATACGATTGGGGGCTAAAGCAGCGGCAGACCCGCCTCCTGGGCGAATTGACGGCGAGTGGTGGGATAGTCCACGACAAGACCCTCGCCAGCAATGGGGGGTGCCGGTTGCCCTTCGATTTGCAGGTAAATCGGCGCTTGGGGGTTCAAACTGCTGGCGGTGTAAATCACCTGGGCCACGCGATAAATGACCGAGTAACTGCCCCCGCCGCTGGTAAATTCCCGCGACAGGTTCACCACCACGCCCCCGTCTTTGATTTCCAAACCTAACAGCCGCGTGCCAGGGGGAATCGCACTGACTTTATCGCCGGGAGGCGTGCTTAGCAGCAGGTTCAGGGCTTGACGCAACGCCGCTGCAGGGTCGTGTTTGGGGGCGTTGGGCAACGGTTCACTCACCAGCATTTCTTGCCCCTGCTGCACCTTGAGCCAGTACAGGCGGGGTTGCTCAGCCGTCACCACAAACGTTTTTTCAACAGGGCGACGGGCCTGCTGGAACCACCACAGACTCCCGCCGCCGACCAGGACCGAAATCGCTAGGACCCATCCCCACCAGCGCCGGTTTTTCCCCATCGGTGCAGAGCGCATCATGGCTAACTCCCTTTTTTTTCATTGTGCCCTAACCGGCGGTTACGACGTTTTCCAAGCGCCCCACGTGTCCCTTACAATAGCCCCAGAGCGCAGGCGAGTGGGCATGAGCGAACGCATTCCGGTGATTGTCACGGGTGCCGCCGGTCGCATGGGGCGGCAAGTAGTGCAGGCGGTGGCCGCCAGTCCCGACATGGTCCTGATGGGGGCAGTGGACCACCAGCGGGTGGGCGAAGACGCCGGTATCGTCGCTGGCATTGGGGAGTTGGAAGTGCCCATTACGTCCGATTTACAGTCCTTGTGCGCGCTGGTAGCTCAGGAAAAACAGCCCGGCGTCATGGTGGATTTCACCCATCCCCGCAGCGTCTACGACAACGTGCGGGCGGCAATTGCCTACGGCGTCTATCCGGTGGTGGGCACGACGGGGATGAGCACTGAACAAATTGAAGACTTGGCGGAATTTTGCGACAAAGCCAGCATCGGGTGCATCATTGCCCCCAACTTTTCCATCGGCATGGTGCTGTTGCAGCAGGCAGCGGTTCAGGCCTCCCGTTACTTTGAACACGTGGAAATCATCGAACTGCACCACAACCAGAAAGCCGACGCGCCCAGTGGCACAGCGCTTAAGACGGCGGAGATGCTGGCGGAAATGGGCAAAACCTACAATCCTTCCCAGGTTGAGGAAACGGAAACGCTGGCGGGTGTGCGGGGGGGTCTCGGGCCAGAACATATCCGCATCCACAGCGTGCGCTTACCTGGCTTACTGGCGCATCAGGAAGTGATTTTCGGAGCGCCCGGCGAAATCTATACCCTGCGCCACGACGTTACCGACCGCCGCTGT encodes:
- the pyk gene encoding pyruvate kinase; translated protein: MQLLKPLQHHTKIVVTIGPASNSPEMIRKLLKAGMNVARLNFSHGKYEDHARCIENLRAAAAELDLPLMLLQDLQGPKIRVGDLPPEGLTLTEGMALTLVPLGQEDGQPNTVPIDYPYIAEEAMPGTPVLLDDGLLELRVEQVQGQRVACRVVKGGQLRSRKGVNFPTLDLRLPAMTEKDKQDLEFGLAHGVDLISLSFVRRPEDVQELKHLLRQKGAKVPVLAKIEKPQAVENIEAIIAESDAIMVARGDLGVEMSPEKVPLIQKRIIHLCNQRGVPVITATQMLESMIHNPRPTRAEASDVANAIIDGTDAVMLSGESAVGQYPVEAVQMLARIAMEVEPATRFANYPANQSEDVDAITEAMHAIEDTLDLRCIVVFTNSGRTARLASAERPRKPIVAYTPHKHIYNQLSLYWGVRPILTRWFTDNVMDVLREMELDLLQRQYVLPGDKVLVMAGIPFGQAQTTNFLKIHTIGG
- a CDS encoding ABC transporter permease, with amino-acid sequence MSSTVTSTPVVVSELNPVADLLQETWALTRRLLIQLRRRPATLIAGVLQPLMWLILFGALFQKAPAGFLGDGVHYAQFLSAGIIVFTAFSGALNAGLPVMFDREFGFLNRFLVAPLVSRFSIILASTLFITLLSLVQAVAVMLTSYLLGGGLPDLRGWLLVVGVILLLVLGMTALSLGLTFALPSHVELLAVIFVMNLPLLFASTALAPLSFMPRWLQVIASLNPLSYAIEPIRHVYLQPDWHWSDGVLWAPWGTVTLGMAMGVLVLFDALAIASVWRLLQRKLS
- a CDS encoding 7-carboxy-7-deazaguanine synthase QueE, which gives rise to MSRTANLVEIFSAIQGEGPYVGERQIFLRLGGCDLRCRFCDSAHTWRPVAQGRVEQTPGARDFVTVANPVTAAQVLTWLERQYQGGTHTAISLTGGEPLLHADFLAELLPELTRQIPLPLYLETGGHRPQALARVLPWINIVAMDYKLPSVSGERYHEAHAQFLTLAVQAGVEVFVKIVVDQRTQPSELVQALEMIRAIDPRVLVVLQPVTPRPASPAPTPAQVLAWQALAQTYVPRVRVIPQTHPLLGQL
- a CDS encoding response regulator, which produces MTKYKILVIDDSFLIRKSLVEQLSGDRFEVYEAKDGPTGLAKAEEVNPDVILLDFIMPGMNGYDVYQALRANPKFANTPVIIISSSYDEVVSKFGYPFVGFDFLAKQFTKEQLEERINAVLPMIAAAPEHVGIAVTEQVPADHWQRLETRLAELAQQLQQKPAWVAELPAAPDLNPLLAQLQTLEGRLQELYHRPPADTLSPHLQEMTAALTRLEQHFSLEPLHQQIQTLQTQMNALHAQLQTLQLSQDTLNQLVSSLQSLNQGIANLPRTDAVLDQVRALEAKLDQVSRQGPAPNFLLWLGLVTLGALVGAAIGSAVVGGGQRQSQLPSAVPSSISVAVTATRWL
- a CDS encoding pentapeptide repeat-containing protein; the protein is MKYAWLSIGLALVGLAMPVGAQPETLQRLKNGRECVNCNLQGADLRGLNLIGVNLTGANLQGARFGTEDKDLNRTALSRANLSNANLQGADLRNTSLDRANLTGANLTGANLAGASLIGANLTGANLQGANLTGAVLVNTNLSNANLTGALMPRAFIAEVIYQSTRWVDGSLRN
- the dapB gene encoding 4-hydroxy-tetrahydrodipicolinate reductase encodes the protein MSERIPVIVTGAAGRMGRQVVQAVAASPDMVLMGAVDHQRVGEDAGIVAGIGELEVPITSDLQSLCALVAQEKQPGVMVDFTHPRSVYDNVRAAIAYGVYPVVGTTGMSTEQIEDLAEFCDKASIGCIIAPNFSIGMVLLQQAAVQASRYFEHVEIIELHHNQKADAPSGTALKTAEMLAEMGKTYNPSQVEETETLAGVRGGLGPEHIRIHSVRLPGLLAHQEVIFGAPGEIYTLRHDVTDRRCYMPGVLLAIRKVRQLKQLVYGLEKILD
- a CDS encoding DUF3011 domain-containing protein, yielding MRGWSWLVAVGLVSVTVQVGAIDARPSRATTGQTQQRLTCESINGRYKTCPVDARGGVRLERQLSNARCIENRTWGVNDRGIWVDKGCRGVFVVTAGPVTMTCRSVNFKYQFCRVNTQGGVRLQRQLSHSPCVQGRTWGYDDQGVWVDRGCAAAFLIGAGSGDTVWPPVVEQVVRCESVNNQRVVCPVATHGVTVTLEQQLSRAPCVQNQTWGVDRQGIWVASGCRGNFRIRGFPTGSVGPSVVCRSCPVATRQEVLKPDLGC
- a CDS encoding quinone-dependent dihydroorotate dehydrogenase, which codes for MSFYTHLVRPFLFTLDPEWAHQTLLHTLHRLNISQNHWLKLGVRRLFTYNHLALHQQIWGYHFPNPLGLAAGFDKDGLGLNWWADLGFGFAELGTVTPCAQAGQPRPRLFRLPADQALINRMGFNNQGVSHLKAQLAQGWSRQKPAIPIGINLGKGKDTPLELAWQDYRYGFQQLQRWGDYFVVNVSSPNTPGLRDLQTRSLLAPILETLQQENRQKKPLLLKISPDLSEETVLELLELVRTYHLAGVIATNTTTARPALKSRHRHESGGLSGCPLAHRSTQLIQFIYQHTQGQLPIIGVGGIFSAADAWEKITAGACLLQIYTGWVYQGPGVVRQILEGLVAKLMQHNLAFLSQAVGLQHRTQAFSHQVGQME
- a CDS encoding GerMN domain-containing protein; this encodes MMRSAPMGKNRRWWGWVLAISVLVGGGSLWWFQQARRPVEKTFVVTAEQPRLYWLKVQQGQEMLVSEPLPNAPKHDPAAALRQALNLLLSTPPGDKVSAIPPGTRLLGLEIKDGGVVVNLSREFTSGGGSYSVIYRVAQVIYTASSLNPQAPIYLQIEGQPAPPIAGEGLVVDYPTTRRQFAQEAGLPLL